TGGGCATCAACCTGAGCGCGGCGTTAGTGCAGCAGAAAGCACTGGACATGGGGTTAGCAAAGACGGCGAAAGACCTGACACCTGCAATGTTGATGCAGGCCCGCTACGCGCTCATTATGGAGCAAAGCAAAAATGCTCAGGGAGACTTTGCGCGCACCTCTATTGGCGTTGCCAACAGTATGCGCATCGTAAAAGCGCAGTTGGTCAATTTGGCGGCAGGGCTGGGAAAGGTATTGTTGCCGTATGCAATGAAAGCGCTCAATATTGCCAAGCGAGGATTGGCATGGTTAGATGCAATGAGCCCGCGCACGAAAACGCTTATTGTGGTGGCGTTAGGATTGGCAGCAGCATTGGGGCCATTACTGTGGATTTTGGGCTCATTCGTAGGGGCGCTTTCCAACCTTGGTGGCGTGGTTTCTGGCATTGGTGGGCTGTTGGGCAGTTCTTTCCTTTTGCCCATTTTGGCCATTGCCGGAGCGGTGGCCTTGTTGTATTTTGCATGGACGAATGATTGGGGAGGGATACAGGAAAAAGCGGCTGCGGCATGGGTGTTTCTGCAACCACTGCTGGCAAAGTTGGGCAATTTCCTGAAGAACACATTGGCAACAGCAGTGGCTTACTTCGCTTCGCTGTGGACAAACACGCTTTCTCCTGCACTCGCGGCGGTGGGTGGATATGTGAGCACCGTGTTGTGGCCTGTGTTGCAGCAAATGCTTACGTGGTCAGCGAACAATGCCGCTGGGCTGATCGGAATTTTCGCTGCAGTGTGGACGGGTGTATTGGCGCCGGCCCTAAAAATTGTATGGAAGGTGCTGGCCACTATTCTGTGGCCAATTGTCAAGACTGTTGCGAAATTCATAGGGGCCACATTTGTACTTGCAGTTCGCGTCCTGGCTGGTGTATTTCAACGCTATTTACTCCCAGGTATCACCAAGGTGGGTAACTGGATGGAAAAGCATCTTATGCCAATATTCAAAAAGGTGGCAGACTTCATCGGCACCAAATTGCAGCCGGTATGGGATGCGTTAGGATCTTCCATCCAGGAAATTGCAGATTTTATCGGTAGTGTAACCAGCAGACTGCAGGCGTTGGCAGACAAGTTGGCTAATCTGAAACTGCCCGATTGGCTGACACCAGGCAGCCCCACGCCGTGGGAAATCGGGCTGTGGGGCATCAACCGAGCGTTGCAAAAAGTGGCCAGTGTTGGTTTGCCTGAACTCAATGACGAACTGCGCGTGACGCACCGCATCAGTGCACCGCCGCTGGGCAGTTCGCTGACGGCAGGGGCGCGGGCGGCGCTGAGTGGAAACGCGGGAAGGCCGCGGACGGTGACGATTGTGGTGCCATATCAACCGACGGTGAGCCTGGCGGATGAAGCGGAACTGGAACGGGTGCTGGGGCCGTTTTTCGAGGAGAAACTGCGGCTGGCGTTAGGAGGCGCATCGTGACGCTGCCGAAATGGCATCTGCTGGTGGACTGGGATGGAGACGGCACCTTCGAGAGCGACGAAGGCGTTGCAGTGTTCCATGCTTCCATTGAGCGCGGCAAGCGGGATATTGTGCGGCATGACGGCAAGGGCTTCGAGCCGCCGCAAATTGGCAAAGGAACGTTGTTGCTGGTGGACAAAACCGGCAGGTATGACCCGTGGAACGCGGGTTCGCCAATTTACCCCAACTTTACGGCGAACAAGTCGTTCAAACTGCAGGTGGAGGTAGATGGCACGATTTACCCTGTGGTGCGGGGGCGGATTCAGAAAATCCGGCGGGATAGTGCAATGGGAGCGTCACCCGTGGTACGGCTGGACGTGACAGACGCGTGGGCAGACCTCAATGACGCTATCTATGTCGCGCCGCAGCGCAACATTTACCCAGGCGATGCAATGGGCATGATTCTCGACGCGGCGGGATGGGATGCAGCGCTGCGCGACATCGACCAGGGCGTCGATGAGCGAGCAGTCTGGTGGGCCTCCGGCGAAACGGCGCGAGCGGCGCTGCACGCGCTGGCCAGTAGCGACGGCGGCACATTGGCGCTGCGAGCCGATGGCACCATCCGATTTCGGGACAGGCACGCGGACGAAGAGAGTATCGGCACCCTTACGGATGCGGACATATTCCACGGCGTGCGCATTCCGTTGCCGTGGGACTCGGTGCGCACGCGCGTCGAGGTTACAGCGTACATGCCAAGCGACCTGGAGGGCGAGTTGTTCACCTATCGCGCTCCTGTGCCTGTGCAAGGCAAGACAACGAGCGAGGTGTTCATTTCGCCCCCGACGGGCACTTATATTGAGTCGGTAACCTCGGTGGTGTTTGGGGCATCGTATGATGCGGGCGGGGCGGAAGATGCCACAAGCGCGCTGGACGTAACGGCGGAAGTGCTCAGTGCAACACGCCTAAAACTTACGATTGTCAACAATGATACGGGGCAGGTGTATTTGCAATGGGCAACCATCAACGGAAGCGGGGTGCGGCTGACAGGCGTTACCAGTGAGGCCAGCAATGACACCGGTATTGCTCTGTATGGAGAACGCACCTTGAAGATCGATAATTTGTGGTTGCAGGATGTATTCGTAGCAAAAGATTTTGCCGACCACTATGCCTGGTGGTTAGGCGAGCCCTCGCCCGACAGGGCCTTGCTCTCGGTGGTGTTGCGCGGGAATGCTAAACAATTCCTGTGGGATGTGGGCGATGTGATCACCGCGGATTTGAACGTGTTGCCCGAGCCGCAGGCATACCGCATTATTCGGATGAAGCACCGCTGGCTCGACCGCGGCGGGGTGAAGGTTGAAACAGAGATGCTACTGGAGCCGAAATTCTCTTTCACGAATATGTACTGGTTTTTCCCCACGCAGTTGGGTGTCACGAGCCGATTTGGTTTTTGAGGAGGCTAATGTGCAACGGGCAACGATGGAAAGTTTGAAACAGCGGATGCGGGTGCAGTCGGCGCGGGACGTGTTCCGGCGGCTGGCGCGGTATACGCATCAGCGGATTGTAGACGAGATAGCCGCCGATGCACCAATTGCTGCTCAGCGCGATGGGGGGCGCTGGGTGGCAGTGTGCGAATGCGGCGGCGCTGAGGTGGTGGCTGGGCCGGACGCGCCGGATGATGAGCAGGTGTTCTTTTGCTGTTCGTGTGGGAATGCCAGTGTGGGGGGCAGGTGGCGACCGGTAGTTTATGAGGAGGTGCGTGATGCCGTTGAGTGATTGGCAGGGTGTGCCGTTGGTAACCACAGGAGATTTGTGGACGGCCGCGTTACATAACACGTACATCCGGGCAAACCAACAGGCGCTATATGACGGCGTCGCTGATCATGAGGCCGATACAAGCAATCCGCACCAGGTAACGCCGACACAAATCGGTGCCGCGACGCAAAGCGCGCTGGACGCGCACGAGGCCGATACCAATAATCCACACCAAGTAACTGCTGCTCAGGTTGGGGCGGCTCCAACAATAATTACGGGTACGGGGACGTGCTGGCGTTTCCCCGATGGGATGCAGATATGTTGGTACTACGGCCTATACGTTGGTGCAGGTGGAAGCGCTACGTGGGCGTTTCCCGCGGCATTCTCCGGCTCGCCTACCGTTCTGGTTACAGGGCATCGTTCGTTGATGAATAACTATCTCGACCCACAAAGTGCTACGTCGGCGACGATTTACAATACCTCGTCTACGGGACGCAACGCCCATATATTGGCAATCGGCAACTGGACGTAGGAGGCTGCGATGAGTATCTATTTTGAGAAATTCCCTCAGGCTGGACTACAGGATGCCGCGCTCGGTTACACGTGGAGCGGGCGGGTACTGACCGCCACGCTGTACCACGTGGAGCGCGGCGATGATGGCGCGATTGCCAGCCAAACCGCCGTTGCCAGCGAGGACTTTGATTTTTCCAGCCTCGCCGCTGGCGAAGTGGCACGGGTTGAGCCGCAAGTGTTGCCGGTCAACCCAGTAGTGCGCGCCGAGTGTGACGCCAACGGCGACCTGCATGCGCGGGTTGTGAATTGGTATGACCCGCGGTATGAGAACGCACCGGAAACGCAAACGGAGGTGCTGAATGGCTAAACGATTGCATACCCCAAAGGCGCATCAGCCCAAGCCCCAGCAGCCGCGTAAGCGGCCTCGCCCGCGCGGGTGGCATGATTGGATAGAAGAGAAGCGGCGTGAGGCTGAGAGCGGCAAGCGCTCCCACGGACGTGCAGTGGTGCATGTTGTAAAGGAGCCACTGCCGCAGCAGAAATATAACCGCGCGAAATGGCGGAAAATGACCGTGGCCGAGCGTGTGGATGCGATTGCGGAGCGATTGGGGCTGTTAGAGCCGCCAGCGGTCGACGGGTGAGGCGCGGCGGTGGGCAGTTTTGACATCGGCCTGGGCGATTTCCAAATAGCGCTCCACCATCGTTAGCGTGCGGTGTCCAAGAATGCGCTGTAGGGTGAACACGTCGCCGTTGTTGCGTAGGTATTCAATTGCAAAGGTATGCCTGAAACGGTGGGGGTGAACATTAGGCACGCTGGCGCGTTCACCCAAGCGGTTGAGAAGTTGACGGAGGCCATGCCGGTCAAGGGCGTGGTCTTCGGTTTTGTCTACGAAGAGAGAGAGGCTATCGGGGTCAGGGTCTTCTTTGGTGTCGGTACGGCTGGCGATGTAATGCCACAGGGCACGGCGGGTGCGGTTGCCGATAGGAAGCACGCGGGCACGTGATTTTTCGCCGGAGCCGTAGGGGCGGATGATGATTTCGCCGTTGTCCAGATCCACATCGCCGAGGGTAAGGCGAGCGGCTTCGGAAATGCGGATGCCGGTATCAAGGAGCAAGAGGATGAGAGCACGGTCACGCTTAGCAGTGGAGCGCGGCATAGTGAACGAGCGGCGGTGCTGAGTATTGGCGGGGGCGGTGCGGCTGCAAGCGTCCAGCAGTTTGCTGATTTCCTCATGGGTGAGGGGGTGGATGACGCGGTTGGCGCTTTTGGGAGCGGGGATGGCAAGAGAGGGGTTGAGAATGTTGAACTCAGACGCCGCCCAGCGAAAGAAGGAGCGGATGCCCGTCCAGAAGCGGCGAACGCTGGACGAGGCGTGCGACTGCCCCCAGTAGGCGAGGAAGGCCTGCAGGTCGGCGGTGGTAATGGCGGTAACATCGGGGTCGTTGAGATACTCGGCAAGGCGGCGGATGGTGTATTTGTGCAGTTGCACGGTATGAGGAGAGCGACCGGCGGCGAGCATATAGATTTCAAACCCTTTGGTTGCTTCTGTTAAATGCATAGAGATGCGCTCCCTGGTTGAGGGGGGTGCGGCTACCTCGGAGCGCATCTCTTGGTTGGGACAGGGGAAAGTGTTGCTAAAATGGGCGGGACAGGACTCGAACCTGCGACCTCTTCCTTGTAAGGGAAGCGCTCTAACCAGCTGAGCTACCCGCCCCAACAGGACTTGATTATACCGCAGCGGCGCTTTTCAGAAAAGCGCTTCTTCGGTTTTGGGCGAGGTCAGCGGGGCTTTGCCGTAAAACTGCCGGTATAGTGCCCGCAGGTTGCGCCGGTGAAGTTCCGGTGCCAGGCCACCCAGCAAAATGTGGCTCTTGCCACAGTCGTCAACCTCCAGTTTATCCAGATAATCGCCGGCATACTTGCGCCGCGCCGCCTGCCGCACTTCCTTCCGAATGCACGCCAGGTAATCCAGATGCTCTTTGAGGGTTTCCTTGATTTCACCCCGCAAGATGATGTCGCCGTGGCCGGGAATGATGTTTTCTAACCGCATCTTGCCCACCCGGCGCAGGCTTTCCACCAGTGCCTCATAATCGCCATCCACCAGATAAGGAATGGGCATAATCGCATCGCCAGAGAACAAAATGCGGTCGGGCTCTACCAAAATTCCCATGCCGTCGGGGCTGTGGCCGGGCAAGGGAATCATCCGCAACACCTTCTTCCCCACTTTCAGGCTCATTTCGCCCTCCGTCACCACTATTTGCGGCGGCACCAGTTTGATTTGCCGGTAAGCCGCCGAGGTGCGCTGGGCTTCCTCCAGCGCGGGCAGCCCCTTGGAAAGCATCAGGCGGCGGCACAGCGCGTGGGAAATCACCGTCGCGCCGGGGAAAAAGACATTGCCCCAACTGTGGTCGGCATGATAGTGGGTATTGAAAATGTAGCGCACGGGCAGTTGGACGTGCTCTTCAACAAAATCACGCAGCGCCAGGGTTTCGGCAGGCAGCGCCAGGGTATCGATCAAAACCGCCCACTTGGGACCGACCACCAACCCCGCCGTCACCTGAGCATAACGCTCGCTTTGGAAGTAATAGACGTTGTCTGCGACGCGTTCATACTGGAACATAACCCCTCCTGTGGCGGCTTATTCTGCCGAGTGATGCGTTGCGGCAAGGATAGCACAAAGCGGAAAGGCTGTCAAAAAACGCGACATAAACAAAGACATCAGGGGGAAAAGCAAACGTCAGGCGTTGCGGCGCAGCGTCCACGCCCGCAGCCGGCGGGTGACCGCCAGCACCCGCGGCAGCGCCTGGCTATACGCCGCGTAGAACGCCCGCCGGGCCGGGTAATCCCACGCGCCCAAAGTGCGGACCACCCTGGCCCCAAACCCTCGTTTGAAGCGGAACACCCCCCACATCGGATCGGTCGGCGCGAACTCGTCGGGCGCGCCCCAAAAGTCATACTCCCGGCAGCCCGCGGCCTTCGCCCGCCGAATGGCTTCCCACTGCAAGGCATACGTGGGCATTTTGTTGCGATGCCGGCCCGTGGACATGCCATAAAAGTAGTAAGCCCTTCCAGCAAAGCGAAACACCACCACCGCGGCAACCGGTTCGCCTTCCACCTCGGCAATCAACGGTTCGGCCATGTTGGCCTGCATCAAAGTCTGCCACACCGCGAAGTAATAATCTCGCGAGCGGATGATGAAGCCATCGCGCGCTGCCGTTTCGGCATACATGCGATAGAGCAAGGGCAAATCGTCCTCGCGGCCCACCCGCACGCGCACGCCCTTGCGGAACGCGAGGCGAATGTTGTAGCGGGTCTTCTGCTTCATCGCGGCGAGCAATTCGTCTTCAGTGGGGCGCAAGTCGAGCAATACGGTGTTGCGGAACTGCACCTGCTCTGAAGAAAAGCGCCAGCCGCGACGCTGCAATGCCGTGCGCACCGCGGCGCCAAGGGGCGCTTCTTGCGCATCCGGCTCGCCCGGCACGCCGGCACCCACCACCACATCAGGGTCCACTTTGAGGAAAATCGCCCCGCTGCGGCGAGCATACGCCTGCAAATCATCCAGCACGCGCGTGCGCAGCGCCTCGTCTTCCCACGAAACCAGCAACGGCCCCTTGGGCGCATACAGCACGCCCCACGGCAGCGGGGAAGGCAAACGACGGCGCAGCAACAACGCCGCGGCCACCACTTGCCCTGCGGCATCGCGCCACACAAAAGGCTCGGGTCGCCAGCCATAACGCGCTTTGATGCTGGCCCATTCGCGTGTGTGCAAAATGTGCGCGTGAGGGAAGGCCAGAATGGTCTCGTTCCAGGTGGTGAGGTCAGCAGGTTGCATGGTGAAAATTCCGCCTGGGGTCGGCGCGTGACCGCGGATTGGAGCGGCTCAGCCTACTTTGCCATCCAAATGACCCACAGCGCGCCCAGCATCAAAAAAGGCCCATAAGGAATGTAGGCATCCAGCCGCCAGCGACGCCAGCGCAACAGGCCATAAAGCAAAAACAGCAGGCTGAAAGCCCCTCCCAGCAGCACCGCAAAGGTCAGCCCCGCCCACACGCCGGGCCAACCCAACAGTAAGCCTAATCCCCCCATGAGGGTTACATCGCCGAAGCCCAAGGCTGGCTCTTCGGGCGGAGGCTCACCCGCGCGACGCGCCTTCCACAGCGCATAAGCATTGCCCAGGAAGAAAAGCGCCAGCATCACCCCTGCCCCGGCTGCACCACCCAGCAGCGTCGCCAGCCAGCCGTGCCGCCAGACGCCCAGCCCCAGGCCCAACAGCGCCCCTGCACCGCTCACCGAATGCAAGATCAGGCGATGCTCCACATCCATCACAATGACGATCAGGGCATACATCACCAACGCCCACATCGCCCAAAAGCCCCACTTGGGCGGCGAAAGCCACAAGGCTGCACCAGCCGCCACCGCCAGCGCCAGCACCACGCCATGCCGCCAGCGCCGCCGTCCACAATGCAGGCAAGGCTGCCACCAACGCCAATACGCCGCCGCTGGAAGCGCCTCGCCGCACAAAAAACAAACCGGCCTGGCCGTGTTGCGCGGCAAAACGTCGGCGAGATAGTTCACCATCCCGCCCGCCAAGAGGCTCAACAACACCACGCCCGCCAACGCCATCTTTACCGCCTCTGCCAGAACGACACGGCCATGCCAAACATCCCCAGGGCCAGCAAGCCGATGATCACCAACGCGCTGGGGAAGCGGGTCGTCGCAGGCACGCTATCCACAAACGTGGGCACGGCCAACGGCGGCGGGGCGGTAAACGTAGGCAACCGCGTCGGCGGCACATCCACCAAAAACTGCGCTGCCAGCGTGGGGTCCACGGTGGGGGTCACCTTAGGCGTGGGGGTCGGCGGCGGCTCAACAATTGGCACGTCGCCGCCTTCCAGCCGCACGACATAGGCATACACCCAGCCCGTGCCATCGGGTGAGCCGGGGTACACAATCTTGATCCACTCACCCGCGGGGGTGCGCCCAA
The sequence above is drawn from the Chloroflexota bacterium genome and encodes:
- a CDS encoding peptidoglycan bridge formation glycyltransferase FemA/FemB family protein — protein: MQPADLTTWNETILAFPHAHILHTREWASIKARYGWRPEPFVWRDAAGQVVAAALLLRRRLPSPLPWGVLYAPKGPLLVSWEDEALRTRVLDDLQAYARRSGAIFLKVDPDVVVGAGVPGEPDAQEAPLGAAVRTALQRRGWRFSSEQVQFRNTVLLDLRPTEDELLAAMKQKTRYNIRLAFRKGVRVRVGREDDLPLLYRMYAETAARDGFIIRSRDYYFAVWQTLMQANMAEPLIAEVEGEPVAAVVVFRFAGRAYYFYGMSTGRHRNKMPTYALQWEAIRRAKAAGCREYDFWGAPDEFAPTDPMWGVFRFKRGFGARVVRTLGAWDYPARRAFYAAYSQALPRVLAVTRRLRAWTLRRNA
- a CDS encoding MBL fold metallo-hydrolase, yielding MFQYERVADNVYYFQSERYAQVTAGLVVGPKWAVLIDTLALPAETLALRDFVEEHVQLPVRYIFNTHYHADHSWGNVFFPGATVISHALCRRLMLSKGLPALEEAQRTSAAYRQIKLVPPQIVVTEGEMSLKVGKKVLRMIPLPGHSPDGMGILVEPDRILFSGDAIMPIPYLVDGDYEALVESLRRVGKMRLENIIPGHGDIILRGEIKETLKEHLDYLACIRKEVRQAARRKYAGDYLDKLEVDDCGKSHILLGGLAPELHRRNLRALYRQFYGKAPLTSPKTEEALF
- a CDS encoding SH3 domain-containing protein, which translates into the protein MMEVKRKQAFWVVAVLAMALLWAGWHAAAGQAACQAANPTPMPTVTGTPTGPTVVVLGGGNPQVHVRAGPSSRWPIIGILVVGERVPAIGRTPAGEWIKIVYPGSPDGTGWVYAYVVRLEGGDVPIVEPPPTPTPKVTPTVDPTLAAQFLVDVPPTRLPTFTAPPPLAVPTFVDSVPATTRFPSALVIIGLLALGMFGMAVSFWQRR